Proteins encoded in a region of the Flavobacteriales bacterium genome:
- a CDS encoding T9SS type A sorting domain-containing protein, protein MKRILKLIALSLIVTTSYKMYAQISYTENFENGMGIWSGSYFTSSIMPCEGIMSVRDNIYNPSGGHLTSGLIGTSNGGTIALDFKYKVIDYYGNLPTHSTFGVTEVQYAASASGPWQTIYTINASNHNVSSSCNTINANFTPSPGDLYMRFVTTYNTGDYYFYIDDINLIQGAVSSCPQPLNVSASNITSNGVDILWTSGGAANWNVEYGPVGFMPGSGTKAFNVPNPFSLTMLNPNTNYDIYVQDSCGVGDVSASTVISVTTQPSMHPFPLLEDFEDSVLFFESDENSNTDWILTDTLAHSGNHSVQNIYHSNENNILHETGILDLSMAGAPVLEFWHIANTEQFDQCRVQISIDGGVTYNNLLSSEYRSAGAYFGYFANLSYTQWSTDGGSPDNSWWKKEVFDLRNYSVSNVRIRFVVDADGYSQHNGNGWYIDDIKIYEPSCPTPFDFVNTYSSMDSVIISWTAGNQETMWNIEYGEIGFVQGTGTVVSSNDIQDTIVNLNLGAVYEFYVQADCGSGDVSDWMGPHIVATEALNDLTCDAIFVSPNTDFSTRIFSNIGTSLQAGESNLPGEQYNTVWFKTVIPASGHLLIETCNSDFNSIVGVFANDTLICDSMETFHRIGYAGAYSPSTYSVCGASGNGAVVICGATPGDTVMFYVGGTSYSESGIIHLVVSDYSFDGYAGEGPDEPLSVCAGDTINLREQLSNQQSNNGYWEYPSNPFVIVNDTTANTGALSLIGDEIYYVVANLCDADTATVVINAVTAANSGEALSNFVACSNGDVFLFNGLTGTIDAGGTWEDDTNTGLLSSDSKFIADGLPDGPYQFTYTVDNSVCPPSSTQVTVNLVDCTTISENGPTIFNVYPNPNKGTFIITNNEKENSVVMEVIDIQGKVLYTDTFMMEAGGQQQVSLENIDLGIYLIRLMTDNQMFNVNVIIE, encoded by the coding sequence ATGAAAAGAATATTAAAATTAATTGCACTATCCCTAATAGTAACGACGAGCTACAAAATGTATGCTCAAATTTCGTATACCGAAAATTTTGAAAATGGAATGGGAATTTGGTCAGGCTCGTATTTTACTTCGAGCATAATGCCCTGTGAAGGCATAATGTCTGTAAGAGATAATATTTATAATCCATCAGGTGGTCATTTGACTTCAGGCCTTATTGGGACTTCTAATGGTGGTACAATTGCTTTAGATTTTAAATATAAGGTGATTGATTATTATGGAAATTTACCTACACATTCAACGTTTGGAGTTACTGAGGTTCAATACGCAGCTAGTGCTTCTGGACCTTGGCAAACAATTTACACCATAAATGCTTCTAACCATAATGTGTCTTCTTCATGTAATACCATCAATGCGAATTTTACTCCTAGTCCAGGTGATTTATATATGCGTTTTGTTACAACTTATAATACTGGAGACTATTATTTTTATATTGATGATATTAACTTAATCCAAGGGGCAGTTTCTTCTTGTCCACAGCCATTAAATGTTTCAGCTTCAAATATTACTTCAAATGGAGTAGATATATTATGGACAAGTGGAGGGGCAGCTAATTGGAATGTAGAATACGGTCCAGTAGGATTTATGCCTGGCTCAGGAACTAAGGCTTTCAATGTGCCCAATCCATTTAGTTTAACAATGTTAAACCCAAATACAAATTATGATATTTATGTTCAGGACTCTTGCGGGGTAGGAGATGTTAGTGCCTCGACAGTAATTAGTGTAACAACTCAACCAAGTATGCACCCTTTTCCTTTATTAGAAGATTTTGAAGATAGTGTTCTGTTTTTTGAAAGCGATGAAAATTCAAATACTGATTGGATATTAACCGATACATTAGCCCATTCAGGAAATCACAGTGTACAGAATATTTACCATTCAAACGAGAATAATATTTTGCACGAAACAGGTATTTTAGACTTATCAATGGCTGGAGCTCCTGTATTAGAATTTTGGCATATTGCTAATACAGAACAATTCGATCAATGTCGTGTACAAATCTCAATTGATGGTGGTGTAACTTATAATAATTTACTTTCTTCAGAATATAGAAGTGCTGGAGCTTATTTTGGTTATTTTGCAAATCTCTCATATACTCAATGGAGTACAGATGGGGGGAGCCCTGATAATAGTTGGTGGAAAAAAGAAGTTTTTGATTTGAGAAATTATAGCGTTTCAAATGTTCGTATCCGTTTTGTCGTAGATGCAGATGGATATTCACAGCATAATGGTAACGGTTGGTATATTGATGATATAAAGATATATGAACCGAGTTGTCCGACTCCGTTTGACTTTGTGAACACTTATTCTAGTATGGATAGTGTTATTATAAGCTGGACAGCTGGGAATCAAGAAACAATGTGGAATATTGAGTATGGAGAAATAGGTTTTGTTCAAGGAACAGGAACCGTTGTTTCCTCAAATGATATTCAGGATACAATTGTAAACTTAAATTTAGGAGCTGTGTATGAATTTTATGTCCAAGCTGATTGTGGTAGTGGAGATGTTAGTGACTGGATGGGACCTCATATTGTCGCTACAGAGGCATTGAATGATTTAACATGTGACGCTATTTTTGTCAGTCCTAATACAGATTTTTCAACTAGAATATTTTCCAATATTGGGACTTCATTGCAAGCGGGTGAAAGTAATTTACCAGGTGAACAATACAATACAGTGTGGTTTAAAACTGTTATTCCAGCTTCAGGCCATCTGTTGATTGAGACTTGTAATTCTGATTTTAATTCAATAGTTGGAGTTTTTGCAAATGATACTTTAATATGTGACAGTATGGAAACTTTTCATAGAATTGGATATGCAGGTGCTTATTCACCATCAACCTATAGTGTTTGCGGTGCCTCAGGTAATGGTGCGGTCGTAATTTGTGGGGCAACTCCTGGTGATACAGTAATGTTTTATGTTGGGGGGACGAGTTATTCTGAAAGTGGAATCATCCACCTTGTAGTTTCAGACTATTCGTTTGACGGGTATGCTGGAGAAGGTCCAGATGAACCATTGTCAGTATGTGCAGGTGATACCATTAACTTACGAGAGCAACTTTCTAATCAGCAATCAAATAATGGTTATTGGGAGTATCCATCTAATCCATTTGTTATTGTAAATGATACCACTGCAAATACAGGGGCACTATCATTGATTGGAGATGAAATTTATTATGTTGTCGCCAATTTATGTGATGCTGATACTGCAACTGTAGTTATTAACGCTGTAACAGCAGCCAATTCAGGTGAAGCATTGTCAAACTTTGTAGCTTGTAGTAATGGAGATGTCTTTTTGTTTAATGGGCTAACTGGAACCATTGATGCTGGAGGAACATGGGAAGATGATACGAATACAGGTTTGCTAAGTAGCGATAGTAAGTTTATAGCAGATGGTTTACCAGATGGACCATATCAGTTTACTTATACTGTTGATAACAGTGTTTGTCCTCCATCCTCTACCCAAGTAACCGTAAATTTAGTGGATTGCACAACTATTTCGGAAAATGGACCTACCATATTTAATGTATACCCTAATCCAAATAAAGGAACTTTTATCATTACAAATAATGAAAAAGAAAACTCAGTTGTAATGGAAGTTATCGACATTCAAGGTAAGGTGCTCTATACTGACACTTTTATGATGGAAGCTGGAGGCCAACAACAAGTTTCTTTAGAAAACATAGATTTAGGAATCTATTTAATACGATTAATGACAGATAATCAAATGTTTAATGTAAATGTGATTATTGAATAG